A genome region from Patescibacteria group bacterium includes the following:
- a CDS encoding flippase, whose amino-acid sequence MSLTRKIAYNTLVQSVGRVLSAFIGFGVIAATARYLGRAGFGQYTTVMAFSGFFSTIAGMGISLVVTNEIGKKNLNLNKFLSNAFSLRIFTSAAILGLGALVGFLMPYPALVKQAIAVDCFAFFLLSFRHVFDGLFFRELKTSKLVLAEILGRLLTLGLVLWSVWKAKGLLSIVWAVAWGNLVQSLLVYLFTLPYAKIRFEADSKVWKYIFHRSWPLALSMVFNLIYFKFDTIILSLLKPEADVGIYGAAYKILELLIAFPILFCSLVLPQFSLHRDSDPARFQRIFQKSFDFLIVGTVPLAICIFFFAPQMIHIISGPDFDPSIRVLQILSIAVGIIFLAALPSHLIVALDQQKKMIWGYLTGAIFAVFLDLILIPSFSYIGAAVTTVLVELLILIWSFYIIRKSYHLPWRKGILGRSIVAGAVLFLFFILFPSWNFVVRFVCGATLYLAVLYLLGGLPKDILKESLSIKK is encoded by the coding sequence ATGTCTCTAACACGCAAAATCGCTTACAATACTTTGGTGCAATCCGTGGGCAGGGTGCTCTCGGCTTTTATTGGTTTTGGAGTAATCGCAGCAACAGCGCGCTACCTTGGCAGGGCGGGATTTGGCCAATATACGACCGTAATGGCTTTTTCTGGCTTTTTTTCCACCATTGCCGGTATGGGTATTTCTTTGGTTGTTACCAATGAAATTGGCAAGAAAAATTTAAACTTAAATAAGTTTTTATCCAACGCCTTCTCTTTGAGAATATTTACTTCGGCGGCTATTTTAGGTTTAGGAGCTTTGGTGGGTTTCTTAATGCCTTACCCCGCGCTTGTGAAGCAAGCCATCGCCGTAGATTGTTTTGCTTTTTTCCTCCTTTCTTTCCGCCATGTTTTTGACGGTTTGTTTTTTCGTGAATTAAAAACTTCAAAGCTGGTTTTGGCGGAGATTTTAGGGCGTCTCCTGACTCTGGGGCTGGTTTTGTGGTCAGTTTGGAAAGCAAAGGGGTTATTGAGTATTGTCTGGGCGGTGGCTTGGGGCAATCTTGTACAGTCGCTTTTGGTTTATTTATTTACCCTGCCCTATGCTAAAATCCGCTTTGAGGCTGATTCCAAGGTTTGGAAATATATTTTTCACCGTTCTTGGCCTCTCGCTCTTTCCATGGTTTTTAACTTGATTTATTTTAAGTTCGACACGATTATTCTATCCCTTTTGAAACCCGAGGCGGATGTGGGAATTTACGGCGCGGCTTACAAAATTTTGGAGCTTTTGATCGCCTTTCCGATTCTGTTTTGCAGTTTGGTTTTGCCGCAGTTTTCTTTGCATCGGGACAGCGACCCCGCGCGTTTCCAGCGCATTTTCCAGAAAAGCTTTGATTTTTTGATTGTGGGCACGGTGCCCCTTGCCATCTGTATCTTTTTCTTCGCGCCTCAAATGATCCATATTATCTCTGGTCCTGACTTTGATCCTTCCATAAGAGTGCTTCAGATTTTAAGTATTGCCGTTGGGATTATTTTTCTTGCCGCTTTGCCGTCTCACCTTATTGTGGCGTTGGATCAGCAAAAGAAGATGATTTGGGGATATTTAACAGGCGCTATTTTTGCAGTCTTTCTGGATTTAATCCTAATCCCCTCTTTTTCTTACATCGGGGCGGCGGTGACTACGGTTTTAGTGGAACTTTTAATTTTGATTTGGAGTTTTTATATTATCAGAAAATCATATCATTTACCCTGGAGAAAAGGAATTTTAGGGCGAAGCATAGTAGCAGGCGCGGTGCTTTTTTTGTTTTTCATCCTGTTTCCCTCTTGGAATTTTGTAGTCAGGTTTGTCTGCGGCGCAACGCTCTATCTGGCGGTGCTGTATCTGCTTGGCGGCTTGCCTAAAGATATCCTCAAAGAATCTTTGAGTATTAAAAAATAA